The following proteins are co-located in the Microplitis demolitor isolate Queensland-Clemson2020A chromosome 5, iyMicDemo2.1a, whole genome shotgun sequence genome:
- the LOC128667848 gene encoding homeobox protein Hox-A2-like, with the protein MSTFDFDFIFNEHNPSLEFQTYASSPESIPSAVSKESSFSPSPSSDEVQFANNPLGNIVKVEEDLEETQGSNSKRRLRTTFSNDQLLYLKQLFAESKYLCRPKRIMTATKLGLQERQIKVWFQNQRMKQKKLEKENEDTNNGKISSFSANNDVKKRSNQLIATEDAKFRRMNTSAGFRPTVHHHLPQNIDSNTKLYNSYFSNTVNYQTAYSGSQQTGNINYTESCSYGNYNTNVYNNDNNCCYSTKNVINSNQNTCSYFSQPVDKDMNCNDYEIYYENSKIGVSDLNLYSIGENQTSEQNLSFSTKSEPSFDFFDDINGSNFLSTVLDV; encoded by the exons ATGTCTACTTTCGATTTcgactttatatttaatgaacacAATCCATCATTGGAGTTCCAAACTTACGCATCTTCACCAGAAAGTATACCATCAGCTGTCTCAAAAGAATCAAGTTTTTCTCCATCCCCCAGTTCTGATGAAGTCCAGTTTGCTAATAATCCACTGGGAAATATTGTAAAAGTGGAGGAAGATTTAGAAGAAACACAAg gTAGTAACTCAAAAAGAAGACTACGAACTACATTCTCCAACGATCAgcttctttatttgaaacaattaTTCGCCGAGAGCAAATACTTATGTCGTCCAAAAAGAATTATGACCGCAACTAAACTAGGACTCCAAGAAAGACAG ataAAAGTCTGGTTTCAAAATCAACGCATGAAGCAGAAGAAATTAGAGAAGGAAAATGAAGACACCAATAACGGAAAAATCAGTTCATTTTCCGCAAATAACGATGTAAAAAAGAGGAGTAATCAGTTGATCGCCACAGAAGATGCAAAGTTCAGAAGAATGAATACATCGGCTGGATTCAGGCCAACAGTACATCATCATCTACCACAAAATATCGACTCGAACACCAAATtatataatagttatttttcaaataccgTCAACTATCAAACTGCATACAGCGGGAGTCAGCAAACCGGAAATATTAACTACACCGAGAGCTGTAGTTATGGAAACTATAACACCAAcgtatataataatgataacaattgcTGCTACTCAACCAAGAACGTAATTAATAGTAACCAAAACACATGTAGTTATTTTTCACAACCTGTAGATAAAGACATGAATTGTAATGACTATGAAATCTACtatgaaaattctaaaatcgGTGTTAGTGATCTTAACTTATACTCAATCGGAGAAAATCAGACTTCAGAacaaaatttgagtttttctacaaaatctgAACCAtcatttgattttttcgaCGATATCAATGGATCCAATTTTTTAAGCACTGTGCTAGAtgtataa
- the LOC128667847 gene encoding homeobox protein Hox-A2-like: protein MSTFDFDFIFNEHNPSLEFQTYASSPESIPSAVSKESSFSPSPSSDEVQFANNPLGNIVKVEEDLEETQGSNSKRRLRTTFSNDQLLYLKQLFAESKYLCRPKRIMTATKLGLQERQIKVWFQNQRMKQKKLEKENEDTNNGKISSFSANNDVKKRSNQLIATEDAKFRRMNTSAGFRPTVHHHLPQNIDSNTKLYNSYFSNTVNYQTAYSGSQQTGNINYTESCSYGNYNTNVYNNDNNCCYSTKNVINSNQNTCSYFSQPVDKDMNCNDYEIYYENAKIGVSDLNLYSIGENQTSEQNLSFSTKSEPSFDFFDDINGSNFLSTVLDV from the exons ATGTCTACTTTCGATTTcgactttatatttaatgaacacAATCCATCATTGGAGTTCCAAACTTACGCATCTTCACCAGAAAGTATACCATCAGCTGTCTCAAAAGAATCAAGTTTTTCTCCATCCCCCAGTTCTGATGAAGTCCAGTTTGCTAATAATCCACTGGGAAATATTGTAAAAGTGGAGGAAGATTTAGAAGAAACACAAg gTAGTAACTCAAAAAGAAGACTACGAACTACATTCTCCAACGATCAgcttctttatttgaaacaattaTTCGCCGAGAGCAAATACTTATGTCGTCCAAAAAGAATTATGACCGCAACTAAACTAGGACTCCAAGAAAGACAG ataAAAGTCTGGTTTCAAAATCAACGCATGAAGCAGAAGAAATTAGAGAAGGAAAATGAAGACACCAATAACGGAAAAATCAGTTCATTTTCCGCAAATAACGATGTAAAAAAGAGGAGTAATCAGTTGATCGCCACAGAAGATGCAAAGTTCAGAAGAATGAATACATCGGCTGGATTCAGGCCAACAGTACATCATCATCTACCACAAAATATCGACTCGAACACCAAATtatataatagttatttttcaaataccgTCAACTATCAAACTGCATACAGCGGGAGTCAGCAAACCGGAAATATTAACTACACCGAGAGCTGTAGTTATGGAAACTATAACACCAAcgtatataataatgataacaattgcTGCTACTCAACCAAGAACGTAATTAATAGTAACCAAAACACATGTAGTTATTTTTCACAACCTGTAGATAAAGACATGAATTGTAATGACTATGAAATCTACTATGAAAATGCTAAAATCGGTGTTAGTGATCTTAACTTATACTCAATCGGAGAAAATCAGACTTCAGAacaaaatttgagtttttctacaaaatctgAACCAtcatttgattttttcgaCGATATCAATGGATCCAATTTTTTAAGCACTGTGCTAGAtgtataa
- the LOC106693850 gene encoding homeobox protein Hox-A2-like: MSTFDFDFIFNEHNPSLEFQTYASSPESIPSAVSEESSFSPSPSSDGVQFANNPLGNIVKVEEDLEETQGSNSKRRLRTTFSNDQLLYLKQLFAESKYLCRPKRIMTATKLGLQERQIKVWFQNQRMKQKKLEKENEDTNNGKISSFSANNDVKKRSNQLIATEDAKFRRMNTSAGFRPTVHHHLPQNIDSNTKLYNSYFSNTVNYQTAYSGSQQTGNINYTESCSYGNYNTNVYNNDNNCCYSTKNVINSNQNTCSYFSQPVDKDMNCNDYEIYYENAKIGVSDLNLYSIGENQTSEQNLSFSTKSEPSFDFFDDINGSNFLSTVLDV; encoded by the exons ATGTCTACTTTCGATTTcgactttatatttaatgaacacAATCCATCATTGGAGTTCCAAACTTACGCATCTTCACCAGAAAGTATACCATCAGCTGTCTCAGAAGAATCAAGTTTTTCTCCATCCCCCAGTTCTGATGGAGTCCAGTTTGCTAATAATCCACTGGGAAATATTGTAAAAGTGGAGGAAGATTTAGAAGAAACACAAg gTAGTAACTCAAAAAGAAGACTACGAACTACATTCTCCAACGATCAgcttctttatttgaaacaattaTTCGCCGAGAGCAAATACTTATGTCGTCCAAAAAGAATTATGACCGCAACTAAACTAGGACTCCAAGAAAGACAG ataAAAGTCTGGTTTCAAAATCAACGCATGAAGCAGAAGAAATTAGAGAAGGAAAATGAAGACACCAATAACGGAAAAATCAGTTCATTTTCCGCAAATAACGATGTAAAAAAGAGGAGTAATCAGTTGATCGCCACAGAAGATGCAAAGTTCAGAAGAATGAATACATCGGCTGGATTCAGGCCAACAGTACATCATCATCTACCACAAAATATCGACTCGAACACCAAATtatataatagttatttttcaaataccgTCAACTATCAAACTGCATACAGCGGGAGTCAGCAAACCGGAAATATTAACTACACCGAGAGCTGTAGTTATGGAAACTATAACACCAAcgtatataataatgataacaattgcTGCTACTCAACCAAGAACGTAATTAATAGTAACCAAAACACATGTAGTTATTTTTCACAACCTGTAGATAAAGACATGAATTGTAATGACTATGAAATCTACTATGAAAATGCTAAAATCGGTGTTAGTGATCTTAACTTATACTCAATCGGAGAAAATCAGACTTCAGAacaaaatttgagtttttctacaaaatctgAACCAtcatttgattttttcgaCGATATCAATGGATCCAATTTTTTAAGCACTGTGCTAGAtgtataa